In Massilia sp. METH4, the genomic window TGGTGACGACGCAACCCGGCCGCCCATTCCTCTTCCGCCGCCTTGTCGCCAAGGCGATGCTGCACCCGGATCGCCAGCCACAGCACGTCGGCCGGCAGGCTGTCGGGCCGGGCCACCTTGCCCAGCCGGGTGATAAAGAAGTTGGCGCGCGCGTAGTCGCGTCGCTCGAAATAAACCCGCGCCAGGTTGGCGCTGGTCGATGGCTGGTCCGGCGCCAGCTGCAGTGCCTGCAGCAGATATTGCTCGGCCCGGTCGTAATCCTTGCTCTTCAGCGCGCAATTGCCCGCATTGTTCAGCGCCTTCGCGGGCGACGCGTACTGCCGGCTGGCCAGGGCGGCGTCGAACCAGCGGAACGACTCCGCCACCCGCCCGCTCTGGCACAGGAACGAGCCATAGTTGTTGGCGACGTCCGGGTTGTTCGGCGCCAGTTGCAGCGCGCGCTTGAAGTTATCGTCCGCCAGCGTCGTTTCGCCCATGCCCATGTAGATCAGCGCGCGCATGCCGTAGGCATCCGCGTACTGCGGGTCGGCGTCGATCGCCTTCTTGATCTCGTCGAGCGCGACCGGCAACTGGCCCGCTTCGTAGTAGCCGACCGCCAGCTGCATGCGGATCTGGGCGCGCTTTTGCGCGGCCGTCGCATCCGACAGCGTGGGCAACTCGGCCTTGCCGCTCGTGGCGGCAGCCCCGCCCGGCCCGCCCGTACAGGCAGCCAGCTGCGTCGCCAGCACCACGGCCATGCCGAGGGCTGCCAGGCGCGCGCGGCTCTGGACGGGCTTGGCCATCAGGAACGAATCTCCACGATCTTGCCGAAATCGGCACCGAACTTGTTTTGATACTCGGCCATCTTTTCCATGCGCTCCGCCACGCGGGTACGGTCCTTGACCTCGCCGGCAAGCTGGCCGCACGCGGCATCGATGTCGTCGCCACGGGTCTTGCGGATCGTCGTGACGATGCCGGCATTCATCAGGATTTCCGAGAAAGCCTTGATGCGGGGGTTCTTCGAGCGCGTCAGGCCCGATTCCGGGAAGGGGTTGAACGGAATCAGGTTGAACTTGCAATTGACGCCATACTGCGGGTGATTCACCAGCGCCACCAGTTCGCGCGCATGCTCGTCGGTATCGTTGAAACCGTCCAGCATGCAGTATTCGAAGGTGATGAAGTCGCGCGGGGCGAATTCCAGGTAGCGCTTGCAGGCCGCCAACAGCTCGGCCAGCGGATACTTCTTGTTCAATGGCACCAGGCCGTTGCGCAGCTCGTCGTTGGATGCGTGCAGCGACACGGCCAGCGCCACCGGCACATCCTGCGACAGCTTGTCGATCATCGGCACCACGCCCGAGGTCGAGAGCGTGACGCGGCGGCGCGACAGGCCGTAGGCGTTATCGTCCAGCATCAGTTTCAAGGCGGTGGCGGTCGGCTCGTAGTTCAGCAGCGGCTCGCCCATGCCCATCATCACCACGTTGGTGATCTGGCGCTCGCCTTTCGGGCCCGGCTCGATGCCTTTCGTCTTGCGCAGCTCGAACTCGGCCATCCACAGCTGGCCGATGATCTCGGCCACCGTCAGGTTACGGTTGAAGCCCTGCTTGCCGGTCGAACAGAAGCGGCAGTTGACGGCGCAGCCGGCCTGCGTGGAAATGCACAGCGTGCCGCGGTTTTCCTCGGGGATGTAGACGGTTTCGACGGCGTTGCCGTTGCCCACGTCCACCAGCCACTTGCGCGTGCCGTCGCTCGACGTGTGGTCGCTGATGATCGCCGGCGCCGTGATATGGGCGCGCGTCTTCAGCTTCTCGCGCAGCGACTTGGCGAGATCGGTCATGCTGTCGAAGTCCGACGCGCCGAACTGGTGGATCCACCGTTGCAATTGCTTGGCGCGGAACGGCTTCTCACCCAACTGCGCGCAGTAGTCGATCAGTTGCGCGGGATCGAGGTCCAGCAGGTTGGTGAGGGTCGTTTCCATATCTTTAATCTTCAATTCAAAACGCCTTCGCCCCGGACATGCCGGGGCGCCAGGCGGTACAGCTTTGGTTACAGCTTGGAGCGCCGCTATCGCCGAGCGATTAGCGGGAGTACACGTTCAGTGCCGGGAAGAAGTAAGCGATTTCCGTGGCGGCGGTTTCGGCAGCGTCCGAACCGTGAACGGCGTTGGCATCGATGGAGTCGGCGAAATCGGCGCGGATGGTGCCTTT contains:
- the pilW gene encoding type IV pilus biogenesis/stability protein PilW, which encodes MAKPVQSRARLAALGMAVVLATQLAACTGGPGGAAATSGKAELPTLSDATAAQKRAQIRMQLAVGYYEAGQLPVALDEIKKAIDADPQYADAYGMRALIYMGMGETTLADDNFKRALQLAPNNPDVANNYGSFLCQSGRVAESFRWFDAALASRQYASPAKALNNAGNCALKSKDYDRAEQYLLQALQLAPDQPSTSANLARVYFERRDYARANFFITRLGKVARPDSLPADVLWLAIRVQHRLGDKAAEEEWAAGLRRHQASPEYAAYQRGAFDE
- the rlmN gene encoding 23S rRNA (adenine(2503)-C(2))-methyltransferase RlmN, which encodes METTLTNLLDLDPAQLIDYCAQLGEKPFRAKQLQRWIHQFGASDFDSMTDLAKSLREKLKTRAHITAPAIISDHTSSDGTRKWLVDVGNGNAVETVYIPEENRGTLCISTQAGCAVNCRFCSTGKQGFNRNLTVAEIIGQLWMAEFELRKTKGIEPGPKGERQITNVVMMGMGEPLLNYEPTATALKLMLDDNAYGLSRRRVTLSTSGVVPMIDKLSQDVPVALAVSLHASNDELRNGLVPLNKKYPLAELLAACKRYLEFAPRDFITFEYCMLDGFNDTDEHARELVALVNHPQYGVNCKFNLIPFNPFPESGLTRSKNPRIKAFSEILMNAGIVTTIRKTRGDDIDAACGQLAGEVKDRTRVAERMEKMAEYQNKFGADFGKIVEIRS